The DNA sequence GCGATCAGAGGCATCACCAGCGCAGCGGGCACCCCCATCAGCCGCGCCACGCCCATCAAGGTCCCAATGCGGGCGGTAGACACGTGCAGCTCGGCGTCTAGATAGACATTGAAGAACGTGCGGGCGATTCCTTCGGCGACGACCTGTAGCATACCCACCAGCACGACCACGCTGACCAAGGCGACGGGGAAGGCATCCCTCTCGACGGGATCGGAGCGCTCCCTTCGCAGCCTGACGGGGCGCGTGGGAAGCATGGCCAGGATGCTCGGGATCATCAGCACGCCGGCCAGAGCCAGTGCATATCGAAAGGGAGCCGGATCGTCCAGCGATGTGTGCAGGGCCATCGCGAAGAGCCCGGGAGTGATCCCCGCGATGACGCTGCCGGAGAAGTTCGCGATAGGCGCCAGCGCCGCGCTCATGGAGAAGACGTGATTACGCTCCACGGGGGTCGTCGCGCTCATCAAAAACGGATTGGAGTTCACCCAGTATAGCGCCAGGCCCAGGCCAAGGGTCGTCCACGTCGCGATGAGCCACCCGAACTGCCAGGTCGCAGGCACATGCTGGGTGGCGGAGAACAGGATGGTTCCGGCCATCGCCACGAACAGGCCGGTCAGCATCATCCGACGGATGTCGAATCGCCCGCCGAGCCACCCGGCCACCGGGGCGAACAGCGCATAGGCGAGAGGGGCAACCCCGTTGATCAGGCCGATCGCCTTCGTGCCATAGTTCAGACGCAGCAGGTACAGATTGGCCAGCACGGTCACCATGCCGCCATAATTGACGACGGACACCAGCGCGGTGCTGAGCAGATAGAGCCGGGCGTCCCGGCTGAACAAGCTCAACGTATGCACATAGCGTTTGAGCGGGTTCACGCGTCGCTTCCTCATTCGTGAGTCACTGCACCGCTGCCGCTGTTTCCCCCGAAGGGGATGCATTGGAACCCCAGCATCTGGGAGACGCCGGGGTTCTTGTTCCTCACCCTATCCCGAACAGATCGATCGACTGGCCCGTCATCTCTCTGGGCGTGTCGCACAGCAGATAAACGACCGCGGCGGCCACGGACTCCGCGCTCATCATCGGCGGGAGTTCCCGGCCGGGGAGGAACGTCTCCAGGAACCGACGCTGGCCAGGGGTGTCCACCATGCCGGGGGACACGGCGTTCACCCGTATGCCATACGCCTTCGTCTGCAGCGCGGTCGTCTGGGTCAGCGAGATGACGGCGTGCTTCGCCGCCGGATAGGATCCCTCCACGGCCGTGGGCTCCCGGCCCAGCCGGGAGGCGATGTTCACGATGTCGCCCTGGCCTCGATCGATCATATGAGGGAGGACGGCCTTCATACAAAGGAAGACGCTTTTCAGATTCGACGCGATGATGCGATCCCAGGTGGCCTCCTCAGTCTCCCATATGCCCTTCGGCATTCGAAACGGGCCGGGGCGATCATACAGCTCATAGGGGATGCCCCCCGCGCTGTTGACCAGGATGTCGATATGCCCGAATTCATTGAGGGTTTGCTCCACGAGCTGCTCGACCTCCTGGGCCACGGTGACGTCGGCCGGGATCACCAGGGCTTTGCGCCCCAGGCCCCGGATCTCATCAGCTACGGCCTCGATCTCCGATCGCGTGCGGGCGGAGACGACCACGTCGGCACCTTCCCGCGCCAGGGCCAACGCGATGGCCCGGCCGATCCCCCGCCCGCCGCCCGTGACGATGGCGATCTTCCCCTCTAAGCGCATCGGTTCCTCCCCAGCCTCATGTGTAAGCTTCAAGGTGTAACGCCTCTGCCAAGTCATCGGGTTTGAGCGCGTGTTGAATCATTCACCACGAAGGCACAAAGACGTTAAGAACGGTTCGGACCTCTCCCTATCCCCCGGCCCCTTTCCCTCCCCGCAGCGGAGAGGGAAAGGGGTGCCGCCGGAGACAGCGGGGTAAGGGAGAGATCCATCATTCAATCCGCCATGACGTGCCCAGCATGCTCACACCGTCCGAGTAGCGGAAGTGGTCATTGGCGAAGAGGAGATCCGCATGGCGCTGGGCGGCTTCCACGCTGGGGAACTCCTCCACGCCGAACAACACCCATTGCTCATTGGACCAACCGCAAGCGCACACGATGATTTGCTTGCCTTCCACTTGTTCGAGGATTTGCGCCGCGCGTGCGCTATTGGCATTGCGTTCCTCCTGAGACAACGTGTACCATGCTTCGGGAAGCCTCATCATCCACACTTTGAACACGGAGTTCTCCATGGTGGAGCGAAGTGTTTGAGACGTGTCGTCCCGGGGCCATCGCACGCCCAGGATGCTGAAGCCCTCGGTAAAACGGTAGTGATCTTGGAAGAAGAGAATTTCGGCGTGTTTGTAGACAGCGTCGATGTCCGGGAACTCCTCTACTCCGGCCAGCGCCCATCGCTCGTTCGACCAGAGAGGGTTCAGCGTGACGATGGTCTTGCCGCCTACTCGTTGTAGCGCCTCCTGGCTTCGGGCGATGTAGCCTCCTGGGACATCCGGTACCAGGCCTCGGTCGGCCGGCACATCCAGAGCTTGTAGATCGGACCCACCATCTTCGCACCTCCTCATGATTTTTGGGAGCCTTGCGGTAGGAGCGACACATGTGTCGCCCTTACTCCCTCATAGGCACCTCCCCCGGTGAAATGACGGCTAAGCCACCATCCACGACCATTTGGATCACGAGGGTCTCGTCCTCTCGTGCCGACACCCCGTTATCTCCTACGCCTTGACTTTGGCCACGTCCCCGGTTATGGCCGAGATACTCCACATGAAAGCTGTCTGTGGCACGCGGATGCCGTATAACGTGATCTCGATGATCTCCAGAATGACGCCGCAGAACTCACGGGTGTCGAGGTGAGCGAACCGGGCCAGCCCGCCGCCGGCCGTCTTGAACCGGCCGGACATGAGCGCCTGGATACCCAATCGCTCCATCGTCCTCAGCTTCTCGTCGAAGTCGGAGACGATGAAGCCCAGGTGGTGCAGCCCATCCCCGTGCTCACGAAGGAACGGCGCGTAGTAGGGGTGATCCTCCCCTTTGGGCTCGATGAGCTCGATCTGCGTCCTGCCAGAGAAGGCGATGACCAGACGCTCGTCGCAGTCCGTCTCCTCGCCCTTGTACTGGTGTCGCTTCTCGGCATACCTCGGCTCATACCACGTATCCACGTTGAAAAACGCGGAGTAGTACGGGAGCGCCCGTTCGATGCTTTCGACCACAAACCCGATTTGCCCGACCTTCGGCATACCCAACGCTTTGATGACGCCCAAATCGATAGCGCTCATGTTCACCTCCCCCTGCTTGGGCCTAGGGTTCCGGCTTCTCGAGAGAGCCCGGGCCAGAATGACCGGAATGCCGCATCACGAGGGCCATGATGCCCGATACCGCGGCGAGCACGACCGCGCCGCCCAATAGCGCCCTCACGCCGAAACGATCCACCGCCAGGCCACCCCATAACATACCGATAGGGAAGCCCACATTAAAGACCGTAGACGTGATCGCCTGCAGCCGAGCCTGATGCGCGGCATCGGCCACGGCACGCACCCGGCTCGTGTTCCAAACCGCCTGAACGAAAACCACGAAGCCGATCGTCGCCAGCGGCAGGAGCGACGCATACTCGATCGGCAGCAGGGCGAACGCAGCCAAGGCCGCCGACGCGACGAGCCCCAGGATCGCATACCGATACGTGGCGTTCCCCCCGTCACGCCGCGCCCCGGCGAAGGCCGCGCCCAGGAAGGCTCCCAACCCGG is a window from the Chloroflexota bacterium genome containing:
- a CDS encoding MFS transporter: MNPLKRYVHTLSLFSRDARLYLLSTALVSVVNYGGMVTVLANLYLLRLNYGTKAIGLINGVAPLAYALFAPVAGWLGGRFDIRRMMLTGLFVAMAGTILFSATQHVPATWQFGWLIATWTTLGLGLALYWVNSNPFLMSATTPVERNHVFSMSAALAPIANFSGSVIAGITPGLFAMALHTSLDDPAPFRYALALAGVLMIPSILAMLPTRPVRLRRERSDPVERDAFPVALVSVVVLVGMLQVVAEGIARTFFNVYLDAELHVSTARIGTLMGVARLMGVPAALVMPLIAARRGNGFTTVLGTLGSALFLLPLALVPHWLGAGLGFMGVMAWMAVRRPAFTVYTQESVPRHWRATMSGATNLAVGMGIALAAIGGGYLVPMLGCRGLFLVGMALSTLGAVIFWAYFRVPRGELALREERS
- a CDS encoding SDR family oxidoreductase, which encodes MRLEGKIAIVTGGGRGIGRAIALALAREGADVVVSARTRSEIEAVADEIRGLGRKALVIPADVTVAQEVEQLVEQTLNEFGHIDILVNSAGGIPYELYDRPGPFRMPKGIWETEEATWDRIIASNLKSVFLCMKAVLPHMIDRGQGDIVNIASRLGREPTAVEGSYPAAKHAVISLTQTTALQTKAYGIRVNAVSPGMVDTPGQRRFLETFLPGRELPPMMSAESVAAAVVYLLCDTPREMTGQSIDLFGIG